From the genome of Camarhynchus parvulus chromosome 8, STF_HiC, whole genome shotgun sequence, one region includes:
- the TNFSF4 gene encoding tumor necrosis factor ligand superfamily member 4 — MDGQTDAEPGERLEQQREGAEGAEGAEGAEEQGRLWQQGGQPRSSLHLVSALAQWVLLLACLIYLGVHLLRPSKIQSDKVLWTHIRYSGRSTRGAAVNLSAELGPIQIRNGSVLVPCDGLYLLSLRSTIYLEEKEDWLNLTLQGSSSVLWEQIVQSNESTVNLTTVLYLFEQDSITLWTSSNASLGDLSLSLVLVADSKS, encoded by the exons atggacggacagacggacgcgGAGCCAGGGGAgcggctggagcagcagagggagggtGCAGAGGGTGCAGAGGGTGCAGAgggtgcagaggagcagggcaggctctggcagcagggaggccagcccaggagctcGCTGCACCTCGTCTCTGCCCTGGCCCAGTGGGTTCTGCTGCTCGCCTGCCTGATCTACCTGGGAGTGCATCTCCTGCGGCCCTCCAAG ATCCAGAGTGACAAAGTGCTGTGGACCCACATCCGATACTCAG GCAGGAGCACCAGGGGAGCAGCCGTGAACCTCTCAGCGGAATTGGGGCCCATCCAGATCCGGAACGGCTCTGTCCTGGTTCCCTGCGACGGCCTCTACCTCCTGTCCCTCAGGAGCACCATCTAcctggaagagaaggaggacTGGCTGAATCtgaccctgcagggcagcagcagtgtcctgtGGGAGCAGATTGTGCAGAGCAACGAGAGCACAGTGAACCTCACCACAGTGCTCTACCTGTTTGAGCAGGACAGCATCACGCTGTGGACCAGCTCCAACGCCAGCCTCGGGGACCTGTCCCTCAGCCTGGTGTTAGTAGCTGACAGCAAGTCCTAG